In bacterium, a genomic segment contains:
- the rsmG gene encoding 16S rRNA (guanine(527)-N(7))-methyltransferase RsmG — translation MGWSTEDDRWEQLAHYLERVRTAGLALVSQSDRERLLERHAVPSLEALDLFPDSGSVLDVGSGGGFPALPLALARPDVRLSLVESNERKASFLSRVSRETFLSNINVFNVRAEELGKEHESVYDIIIARAVADLPELIPWTWRFLAPAGRWILWKGQSWRAEGDLGRLGVRLLEERPLSDGGRLLVLVPLDD, via the coding sequence TTGGGATGGTCAACGGAGGATGACCGCTGGGAGCAGCTCGCCCACTACCTAGAGCGTGTGCGGACGGCGGGATTGGCTCTGGTCTCCCAGTCCGACCGCGAGCGGCTCCTTGAGCGTCATGCCGTTCCCAGTCTTGAAGCCCTGGACCTGTTTCCCGATTCGGGATCGGTTTTGGACGTCGGTTCCGGTGGGGGATTTCCGGCCCTTCCGCTGGCGCTGGCCCGGCCGGATGTTCGGCTCTCGCTGGTCGAGTCTAACGAGCGGAAAGCCTCGTTCCTGAGCCGTGTTTCACGTGAAACATTTCTTTCTAACATCAACGTTTTCAACGTTCGTGCAGAGGAACTTGGCAAGGAACACGAGTCTGTCTACGACATTATCATCGCCCGTGCCGTAGCCGACCTACCCGAGCTGATCCCCTGGACCTGGCGATTTCTCGCTCCAGCGGGGCGCTGGATTCTCTGGAAGGGACAAAGCTGGCGTGCTGAAGGAGATCTCGGCAGATTGGGAGTACGTTTGCTGGAAGAGCGGCCGCTCTCGGACGGCGGACGACTCCTTGTCCTTGTACCTTTGGACGACTAG